From Microbacterium invictum, the proteins below share one genomic window:
- a CDS encoding SulP family inorganic anion transporter: protein MTAVVPARDPRSRYRIEPTVWQALRSPRLLTREVLAGLVVALALIPEAIAFSIIAGVDPRVGLFSSFVMAVAIAFLGGRPAMISAATGAVALVIAPLVRDHGIHYLIATVILAGVIQIVLGLLGVAKLMRFIPRSVMVGFVNALAILIFIAQLPQLFDVPWMVYPLVTAGLAIIYFWPKLTKAVPAPLVAIIVLTATVIVFGIAVPTVGDQGELPQSLPTLFIPEVPFTLETLQIIAPYAVAMAAVGLLESLLTAKLVDDITDTHSRKTREAIGQGGANILSGLFGGMGGCAMIGQTMINVKVSGARTRISTFLAGVFLLILILVLGDVVAVIPMAALVAVMIVVSASTFDWHSVRPATLKTMPKSETAVMLITVVMTVWTNNLAIGVLAGVLTAMVLFARRVAHFTSVTRHEVMDAGVPAVRYEVDGELFFASSNDLTTQFEYTHDPELVVIDLSRSHVWDASTVAALDAIETKYERLGKRVVLEGMNDATTSFHGRLSGGATGGH, encoded by the coding sequence ATGACCGCCGTCGTCCCTGCCCGCGATCCGCGGAGTCGCTACCGCATCGAGCCGACGGTCTGGCAGGCGCTGCGCAGTCCGCGCCTGCTCACTCGCGAGGTGCTCGCCGGCCTGGTCGTGGCCCTCGCGCTCATCCCCGAGGCGATCGCGTTCTCGATCATCGCCGGCGTCGATCCGCGCGTCGGCCTGTTCTCGTCGTTCGTCATGGCGGTGGCGATCGCGTTCCTCGGCGGACGCCCAGCGATGATCAGCGCAGCGACCGGGGCCGTGGCACTGGTCATCGCGCCGCTCGTGCGCGACCACGGCATCCATTACCTCATCGCTACGGTCATCCTCGCGGGGGTGATTCAGATCGTGCTCGGCCTGCTCGGGGTCGCGAAGCTCATGCGGTTCATCCCGCGTTCGGTGATGGTGGGGTTCGTGAACGCGCTCGCCATCCTCATCTTCATCGCCCAGCTGCCGCAGCTGTTCGACGTGCCATGGATGGTCTACCCGCTCGTGACCGCAGGCCTTGCCATCATCTACTTCTGGCCCAAGCTGACCAAGGCCGTGCCCGCGCCGCTCGTCGCGATCATCGTGCTGACGGCGACCGTGATCGTGTTCGGCATCGCGGTGCCGACCGTCGGCGATCAGGGCGAGCTGCCCCAGTCGCTGCCGACGCTGTTCATCCCCGAGGTGCCGTTCACGCTCGAGACGCTCCAGATCATCGCGCCGTATGCCGTCGCGATGGCCGCGGTCGGGCTGCTCGAGTCGCTGCTGACCGCGAAGCTCGTCGACGACATCACCGACACCCACTCGCGCAAGACCCGCGAGGCGATCGGCCAGGGCGGCGCGAACATCCTCTCGGGCCTGTTCGGCGGCATGGGCGGCTGCGCGATGATCGGGCAGACGATGATCAACGTGAAAGTGTCGGGCGCGCGCACGCGCATCTCGACGTTCCTGGCAGGTGTCTTCCTGCTGATCCTGATCCTGGTGCTCGGCGATGTCGTCGCGGTGATTCCGATGGCGGCGCTGGTCGCGGTCATGATCGTCGTGTCGGCGTCGACCTTCGACTGGCACTCGGTGCGGCCGGCGACGCTGAAGACCATGCCCAAGAGCGAGACGGCCGTCATGCTCATCACGGTCGTGATGACCGTCTGGACCAACAACCTCGCCATCGGCGTGCTCGCCGGTGTGCTGACGGCGATGGTGCTGTTCGCGCGGCGCGTGGCGCATTTCACGTCGGTCACCCGCCATGAGGTGATGGATGCCGGGGTGCCCGCCGTCCGCTATGAGGTCGACGGCGAGCTGTTCTTCGCGTCGAGCAACGACCTCACGACGCAGTTCGAGTACACGCACGACCCCGAGCTCGTGGTCATCGACCTGTCGCGGTCGCACGTGTGGGACGCATCCACCGTTGCCGCGCTCGATGCGATCGAGACGAAGTACGAACGACTCGGCAAGCGTGTCGTGCTCGAGGGCATGAACGACGCCACGACGTCGTTCCACGGGCGGCTCAGCGGCGGTGCGACCGGCGGGCACTGA
- a CDS encoding HNH endonuclease — protein sequence MSSPLDALADTVHAVRELWPGEQLDALAGADLVKVNNLLGAARRQLDAAVTKVTAEISRQSRPELGPESLAKKHGFRNANSLLSGSLGTTGGEAAKLIEVGEATAPRVLLTGERAPARFPHVAAALSAGRIGAAAASVITTMLKRVQIRAGAEAVDEAEQTLVAQAAGLSIDLLRKVVRSAEAYLDPEGVAAREEELRASRYLRMWEDPDGALMFNGRVGPEHAAPVKTVIEGFVTAELAAQRAAEASDDPDVPHRTIPMIQADALVRLCEHVLACEHSDVPLGGATVIVRVSLEDLENGTGHGTIDGLSAPISIGTVRRMAADGGVIPCVLGTESEIIDWGRQRRLFTKAQRRAICERDHGCARCGAPPGITKVHHIRWWSRGGTTDMNNGVLLCEACHHLIHDNGWDIRIEGVGTKAKVWFIPPAHVDPGRTPQLGVRHRYDHTAA from the coding sequence ATGAGTTCCCCTCTCGACGCCCTCGCCGACACGGTCCATGCCGTGCGCGAGCTGTGGCCGGGGGAGCAGCTCGACGCGCTCGCGGGCGCCGACCTGGTGAAGGTGAACAATCTGCTGGGCGCCGCGCGGAGGCAGCTGGATGCGGCAGTGACGAAAGTGACTGCCGAGATCTCGCGGCAGTCACGCCCCGAACTGGGGCCGGAGTCGCTGGCGAAGAAGCACGGGTTCCGCAATGCGAACAGCCTGCTGTCGGGTTCACTCGGCACCACCGGTGGTGAAGCCGCCAAGCTGATCGAAGTGGGCGAGGCGACGGCGCCCCGCGTGCTGCTGACCGGCGAGAGGGCCCCGGCGCGGTTCCCGCACGTGGCCGCGGCGCTGTCGGCGGGGCGTATCGGCGCGGCCGCGGCGTCGGTGATCACCACCATGCTGAAGCGGGTGCAGATCCGGGCAGGGGCCGAGGCCGTCGACGAGGCCGAACAGACCCTCGTCGCGCAGGCAGCCGGCCTGTCGATCGACCTGCTGCGGAAGGTGGTGCGCAGCGCCGAGGCGTACCTCGACCCCGAGGGAGTCGCTGCCCGAGAGGAAGAGCTGCGGGCGAGCCGCTACCTGCGGATGTGGGAAGACCCCGACGGGGCGCTGATGTTCAACGGTCGGGTCGGACCCGAGCATGCCGCCCCCGTCAAGACCGTGATCGAAGGGTTCGTCACCGCCGAGCTGGCCGCGCAGCGCGCCGCCGAGGCGTCGGACGACCCGGACGTGCCGCACCGGACGATCCCGATGATCCAAGCCGATGCGCTGGTCCGGCTCTGCGAACACGTCCTGGCCTGCGAGCACAGCGACGTGCCGCTGGGTGGGGCGACCGTGATCGTCCGGGTGAGCCTGGAAGACCTTGAGAACGGCACCGGGCACGGCACCATCGACGGACTGTCCGCACCGATCTCCATCGGCACCGTGCGACGGATGGCCGCCGACGGCGGCGTCATCCCGTGCGTGCTGGGCACCGAAAGCGAGATCATCGACTGGGGCCGGCAGCGGCGCCTATTCACCAAGGCGCAGCGCCGGGCGATCTGCGAACGCGACCACGGCTGCGCCAGGTGCGGCGCCCCGCCCGGCATCACCAAGGTGCATCACATCAGATGGTGGTCGCGAGGCGGGACCACCGATATGAACAACGGCGTGCTCCTCTGTGAAGCCTGCCACCATCTGATCCACGACAACGGGTGGGACATCCGCATCGAGGGTGTCGGCACCAAAGCGAAAGTCTGGTTCATTCCACCTGCCCATGTGGACCCCGGCCGAACACCACAACTCGGTGTGCGCCACCGCTACGACCACACCGCAGCGTGA
- a CDS encoding GspE/PulE family protein has protein sequence MWDAVAEVGEGEELRARLVAAKLATETQIAQGIAEQTGYTFVDLSGLTMTAEVIGAVPAALCRRYRLIPIERGRRSLTIGMVDPTDLIAIDDISTATELNIRPAVVAVDALNTAFSRFLRSDEELSDLSEQIGESAIADGSSSTESIEDTADDAPIVRFVNLLISQAISDRASDIHIEPGEKQLTVRYRIDGVLHEMQRADRAIQDGVISRLKIMASVDIAERRKPQDGRLSVHHDGRQIDLRLATLPTVWGEKIVMRILDSSAQSLTMSDLRFSIRNEQRFRGAITRPHGMVLVTGPTGSGKSTTLYTALNTVANPRINVITVEDPVEYRMAGINQVQVNVRAGMTFQAALRSILRSDPDVVLVGEIRDQETATISIEAALTGHLVLSTLHTNDAPSALTRLVEIGCEPFLVGTALSAVVAQRLARRLCVKCREAYTETTEVLGSVKFPHNPLDPPVLYRAVGCSDCSGTGYRGRVALHEVMEVTEALEGLVVGHATGTELRQAALEDGMVPLRDDGFNKVLEGVTTIEEVLRVSI, from the coding sequence ATGTGGGATGCCGTTGCCGAAGTCGGTGAGGGCGAAGAATTGCGCGCGCGTTTGGTCGCGGCGAAGTTGGCGACTGAGACGCAGATCGCGCAGGGTATCGCCGAGCAGACGGGCTACACATTCGTCGATCTCTCGGGGCTGACGATGACAGCCGAGGTGATCGGTGCGGTGCCCGCAGCGCTGTGCCGCCGGTATCGGTTGATCCCTATTGAACGGGGTCGACGCAGCCTGACGATCGGCATGGTCGATCCCACCGATCTGATCGCGATCGACGACATCTCGACGGCGACGGAGTTGAACATCCGCCCGGCCGTGGTGGCGGTGGATGCGCTCAATACGGCGTTCTCACGGTTCCTGCGGTCGGATGAGGAACTGAGCGACCTGTCGGAGCAGATCGGCGAGAGCGCCATCGCCGACGGCTCATCTTCGACCGAGTCGATCGAAGACACCGCTGACGATGCGCCGATCGTCCGGTTCGTGAATCTGCTCATCTCGCAGGCGATCAGCGACAGGGCCAGTGATATCCATATCGAGCCCGGCGAGAAGCAGCTGACGGTCCGATACCGCATTGATGGTGTGCTGCATGAGATGCAGCGGGCCGATCGGGCCATTCAGGACGGCGTGATCTCGAGGCTGAAGATCATGGCATCCGTCGATATCGCCGAGCGCCGCAAGCCGCAGGACGGGCGTTTGTCGGTGCATCATGACGGTCGCCAGATCGATCTGCGGCTGGCGACGCTGCCGACGGTGTGGGGCGAGAAGATCGTCATGCGAATTCTCGACAGTTCGGCGCAGTCGCTGACGATGAGCGATCTGCGCTTCTCCATTCGCAATGAGCAACGGTTCCGCGGGGCGATCACTCGCCCACATGGGATGGTGCTGGTGACCGGCCCGACGGGCTCGGGCAAGTCGACGACGCTGTACACGGCGCTGAACACGGTGGCGAACCCACGCATCAACGTGATCACCGTGGAAGATCCGGTCGAGTATCGGATGGCCGGTATCAACCAGGTGCAGGTGAATGTGCGGGCCGGGATGACGTTCCAGGCGGCGCTGCGCTCGATTCTGCGCTCGGACCCCGATGTGGTGCTGGTGGGCGAGATCCGCGACCAGGAGACGGCGACGATCTCGATCGAGGCGGCGCTGACGGGCCACTTGGTGCTCTCGACGTTGCATACGAACGACGCGCCGTCGGCGCTGACGCGTCTGGTCGAGATCGGCTGCGAGCCGTTCCTGGTGGGCACTGCCCTGTCGGCGGTGGTGGCGCAGCGGCTCGCACGGCGGCTGTGCGTCAAGTGCCGCGAGGCGTACACCGAGACGACCGAAGTGCTCGGGTCGGTGAAGTTTCCGCACAATCCGCTCGATCCGCCCGTTCTATATCGGGCCGTGGGGTGCTCGGACTGCTCAGGCACGGGGTATCGCGGCCGCGTCGCTCTGCATGAGGTGATGGAGGTGACCGAGGCGCTGGAGGGTCTGGTCGTCGGCCATGCGACCGGCACCGAGCTGCGGCAGGCTGCGCTCGAGGACGGTATGGTTCCGCTGCGCGACGACGGCTTCAACAAGGTGCTCGAAGGCGTCACGACGATCGAAGAGGTTCTGCGCGTCTCGATCTGA
- a CDS encoding YihY/virulence factor BrkB family protein — translation MKRIISKVIAWVLTLKAVRAFLRYGESRGPMLADSVTYRTLFSVFAGVLLGFSIAGLWLAGNPDAIDALVDAVDNVIPGLVGENGLIQLDALSQPIGFSLTGIISLIGLVGAAIGAIGSLRIAMRTIAGTLSDDLWFGWVMLRNLALAVGIGAGLGASAAATVIGTAGLDIMADVFGLPHGHPLVTWGGRWIVILVTFVLDAAIIAVLFRVLSGVRARARALWSGALLGAVGLTVLQQLSGLFVGGASSNPLLASFASLIALLLWLNLSAQVILIASSYIVTGVEEDEDRIRARYGAETFAQRRVRRAEDAVAVASAELRTAREAEADERAQQAEEAHKAEAEERTPQAEEAPEVERGARPDAAPEARRRADVSAPVSPVRKDEPDD, via the coding sequence ATGAAGCGGATCATCTCGAAGGTCATCGCGTGGGTTCTCACCCTCAAGGCCGTCCGCGCATTCCTCCGCTACGGCGAGAGCCGCGGGCCGATGCTCGCCGACAGCGTCACCTACCGCACCCTGTTCAGCGTCTTCGCCGGCGTCCTGCTCGGCTTCTCGATCGCCGGGCTCTGGCTCGCGGGCAATCCGGACGCGATCGATGCGCTCGTCGACGCCGTCGACAACGTGATTCCCGGACTCGTCGGGGAGAACGGCCTCATCCAGCTCGATGCGCTCAGCCAGCCGATCGGCTTCTCGCTGACCGGCATCATCTCGCTCATCGGTCTCGTCGGCGCCGCCATCGGCGCGATCGGATCGCTGCGCATCGCCATGCGCACCATCGCCGGCACCCTCTCGGACGACCTCTGGTTCGGCTGGGTGATGCTGCGCAACCTCGCCCTCGCCGTCGGCATCGGCGCAGGACTCGGGGCGTCGGCGGCAGCGACGGTCATCGGAACAGCCGGACTCGACATCATGGCCGACGTCTTCGGCCTGCCGCACGGGCATCCGCTCGTCACCTGGGGCGGCCGCTGGATCGTCATCCTCGTCACCTTCGTCCTGGATGCCGCGATCATCGCCGTCCTGTTCCGCGTGCTCTCCGGAGTCCGCGCCCGCGCCCGCGCCCTGTGGAGCGGTGCGCTGCTCGGAGCTGTCGGGCTCACCGTGCTGCAGCAGCTCTCCGGACTGTTCGTCGGCGGCGCCTCCTCGAACCCGCTCCTCGCCTCTTTCGCGTCGCTGATCGCCCTGCTGCTGTGGCTCAACCTGTCGGCACAGGTCATCCTCATCGCCTCGTCGTACATCGTCACCGGCGTCGAAGAGGACGAAGACCGGATCCGCGCGCGCTACGGCGCCGAGACCTTCGCGCAGCGTCGCGTCCGCCGCGCCGAAGACGCCGTCGCCGTCGCGAGCGCCGAGCTGCGCACCGCCCGCGAGGCCGAAGCCGACGAGCGCGCTCAACAGGCCGAGGAGGCCCACAAGGCCGAAGCCGAGGAGCGCACCCCTCAGGCCGAAGAAGCGCCCGAGGTCGAACGCGGTGCCAGGCCCGACGCGGCACCCGAAGCCAGACGCCGCGCCGACGTCAGCGCTCCGGTCAGCCCGGTGAGAAAGGACGAGCCCGATGACTGA
- the pilM gene encoding pilus assembly protein PilM, which translates to MAKTIVGLEITEEGVRAAEVTTGKSPTLVAYGAVPLPPGAAKDSEVFDRDAVTLAIRQLWSRAGIKSKRVVLGIGSRRILVRDYTTQAMRPDLLAQALPFQVQDLLPVPADQAVLDFYPISQEGDQVSGLLVAAVAETVEELVGTIAKAKIDVEVVDLAPFALARAVSRVAAQGETVAALHLGDHTSYVVVVQDGAPRFVRIIPVDIATAAVRAHASETVEHDAENVPALEEILQTVPASAGGEVPLRRRSAARALARPSTEMTPAAIDDLVLRLGSTLRFYADRSADAPITRVLVSGAGAAVAGIPAALGASLPMPVQVLAASGVIAVKTAVASADDDLNLITTAALALGGDR; encoded by the coding sequence ATGGCGAAGACGATCGTCGGTCTGGAGATCACCGAAGAGGGCGTGCGCGCCGCCGAGGTGACGACGGGGAAGTCCCCGACCCTGGTGGCGTACGGCGCCGTCCCTCTTCCGCCCGGCGCTGCGAAGGACTCCGAAGTCTTCGATCGGGATGCCGTGACGCTGGCCATCCGCCAGCTCTGGTCGCGCGCGGGCATCAAGTCGAAGCGCGTCGTGCTGGGAATCGGCAGCCGTCGCATTCTCGTCCGCGACTATACGACCCAGGCGATGCGGCCCGACCTGCTCGCCCAGGCACTGCCCTTCCAGGTCCAGGACCTGCTGCCGGTGCCGGCCGATCAGGCGGTTCTCGACTTCTACCCGATCTCGCAGGAGGGCGACCAGGTGTCAGGCCTGCTGGTCGCGGCCGTTGCCGAGACGGTCGAGGAGCTCGTCGGCACCATCGCCAAGGCGAAGATCGACGTCGAGGTGGTCGACCTCGCTCCGTTCGCCTTGGCCCGAGCGGTCTCGCGCGTCGCGGCGCAGGGCGAGACGGTCGCGGCCCTCCACCTCGGCGACCACACGAGTTACGTCGTCGTCGTGCAGGACGGCGCGCCCCGCTTCGTGCGCATCATCCCGGTCGACATCGCGACGGCGGCGGTGCGCGCCCACGCCTCCGAGACCGTGGAGCACGATGCCGAGAACGTGCCCGCTCTGGAGGAGATCCTCCAGACCGTTCCTGCGTCCGCAGGCGGCGAGGTGCCGCTGCGGCGACGCTCCGCGGCGCGCGCACTCGCCCGGCCGAGCACGGAGATGACTCCCGCAGCCATCGACGATCTCGTGCTGCGCCTGGGCAGCACGCTGCGGTTCTATGCCGACCGCTCGGCAGACGCTCCCATCACCCGGGTGCTTGTCAGCGGAGCCGGTGCCGCCGTCGCCGGCATTCCTGCCGCGTTGGGGGCCAGCCTGCCGATGCCCGTGCAGGTGCTCGCCGCCAGTGGTGTCATCGCAGTCAAGACCGCGGTGGCGTCGGCCGACGACGACCTGAATCTCATCACCACTGCCGCACTCGCCCTCGGAGGGGATCGCTGA
- a CDS encoding NAD(P)H-hydrate epimerase encodes MTDHVRVPTYSAAQVRSAEAPLLEAGVPLMAQASDALARVVLSLLPETTGAAAEDAADSPATDSSLSPASPASAPARPRVLVLAGSGDNGADALFAAAHLTERADVDVILTGTRAHPQALAAATAAGAVPHDPIVAADYEIVVDGILGIGTGAEPALRGTARTVVSALLPAIRDGRTRVVAVDLPSGLQPDTGRTADDVVLPASITVTFGAVKTGLAAARGLTGEIVLVDLGLPLPDGAGSAQVTRFSDMSV; translated from the coding sequence ATGACTGATCACGTACGCGTCCCCACCTATTCGGCCGCGCAGGTCCGCTCGGCCGAGGCCCCGCTGCTGGAGGCGGGCGTCCCGCTCATGGCGCAGGCCTCCGACGCCCTCGCCCGCGTCGTGCTCAGCCTCTTGCCCGAGACGACGGGCGCTGCGGCCGAAGACGCTGCCGACTCACCGGCCACAGACAGCTCCCTCTCACCGGCCTCACCCGCATCGGCGCCCGCTCGCCCGCGCGTGCTCGTGCTCGCCGGCAGCGGCGACAACGGCGCCGACGCACTGTTCGCCGCCGCCCACCTCACCGAGCGTGCCGACGTCGACGTCATTCTCACCGGCACCCGGGCGCATCCTCAGGCGCTCGCTGCCGCAACGGCGGCCGGAGCCGTGCCGCACGACCCGATCGTGGCCGCAGACTACGAGATCGTGGTCGACGGAATCCTCGGCATCGGCACCGGCGCCGAACCCGCCCTCCGCGGCACCGCCCGCACCGTGGTGTCGGCGCTGCTGCCCGCCATCCGTGACGGACGCACCCGGGTCGTCGCCGTCGACCTGCCCAGCGGCCTTCAGCCCGACACCGGCCGCACGGCCGACGACGTCGTCCTGCCGGCATCCATCACCGTCACCTTCGGTGCCGTCAAGACCGGACTCGCCGCAGCCCGGGGCCTCACCGGCGAGATCGTTCTCGTCGACCTCGGCCTTCCACTGCCCGACGGAGCCGGCTCGGCACAGGTCACACGCTTCAGCGACATGTCCGTATGA
- a CDS encoding prepilin peptidase yields the protein MTAPALVLLVFAGVLGLIIGSFLNVVVYRVPAGIPLTRPSQCPVCDAPVRPWQNVPLVSWLALRGKCASCGVRISARYPLVELATGVAFVGVTWWLVESFGSAALAQGSVPPEFWPVLVAYLYLASISIALTMIDLDTRRLPNVIVLPSYIVLAALFALACLLGVPWEALLRAAIGGLALFAFYFLLRVVKPGGMGGGDVKLAGVLGAALGWIGWGALVVGAFAAFLIGGVVGLALMATRKATRKSAIPFGPYMVAGAWVGVLSGEAIARWYVGMLVAG from the coding sequence GTGACAGCTCCTGCACTCGTCCTCCTTGTCTTCGCAGGTGTTCTCGGCCTGATCATCGGCTCGTTCCTGAACGTCGTGGTCTACCGGGTGCCAGCGGGCATCCCGCTCACCCGGCCCAGCCAGTGCCCGGTGTGCGATGCACCGGTGCGGCCGTGGCAGAACGTGCCCCTCGTGTCATGGCTAGCTTTGCGCGGTAAGTGCGCGTCGTGTGGTGTGCGGATCTCGGCGCGGTATCCGCTGGTCGAACTGGCGACGGGAGTCGCGTTCGTCGGCGTGACGTGGTGGCTGGTCGAGTCGTTCGGTTCCGCGGCGCTCGCTCAAGGATCGGTCCCGCCCGAGTTCTGGCCGGTGCTGGTCGCCTACCTCTACCTGGCATCCATCAGCATTGCGCTCACGATGATCGACCTCGACACGCGACGACTGCCGAACGTCATCGTGCTGCCGAGCTATATCGTGCTGGCCGCGCTGTTCGCCCTCGCGTGCCTTCTCGGCGTGCCGTGGGAGGCGCTGCTGCGCGCGGCGATCGGCGGCTTGGCGCTGTTCGCGTTCTACTTCCTGCTGCGCGTCGTCAAGCCGGGCGGTATGGGTGGCGGCGATGTCAAGCTCGCCGGTGTGCTCGGAGCCGCGCTCGGCTGGATCGGCTGGGGCGCGCTGGTCGTCGGCGCATTCGCCGCCTTCCTCATCGGCGGAGTCGTCGGTCTCGCGCTGATGGCGACGCGCAAGGCGACGCGCAAGAGCGCGATCCCGTTCGGCCCGTACATGGTCGCCGGGGCGTGGGTCGGAGTCTTGTCGGGCGAGGCGATCGCCCGTTGGTACGTAGGAATGCTGGTCGCCGGCTGA
- a CDS encoding type II secretion system F family protein, whose protein sequence is MDDARLGAFGSGLGQLMSLIEEYTYRAVDARGGGMVKGTIEAGSESAVVSKLRAQGLTPLEVALTSKTGLNQEISIPGLEKNVKADTLAVFAKQMAGLINAGLPLMRTLAILTEQAEDKKLQAALLQVHAAVEQGQPLSTAMAQHERVFPPLMVSMVRVGESGGFLGQSLTSVAATYKNEAELNNKIKSATTYPLIVLVIAILGVIGMVTFIVPVFANMFTGMGSELPLPTQILVTLSNNMVWLLPLMIVVGIGGAFWWQRNKNTEKVRRVVDPWKLKLPVFGPLSTKIAVARFSRGLSMMLKAGVPLVQALEIVGEAANNYKVEEAVRAVGESVKQGKTFSAPLAKAGVFPPMVAQMASVGEESGTLPEMLASIADFYEGEVETATEQLTASIEPILIVGIGILIGGMVVSLYMPIFSIYGELGNQ, encoded by the coding sequence GTGGACGATGCACGCCTCGGAGCGTTCGGCAGCGGGCTGGGGCAACTGATGTCGCTCATCGAGGAGTACACCTACCGCGCCGTCGACGCGCGTGGCGGCGGGATGGTCAAGGGCACGATCGAGGCGGGCAGCGAGAGCGCCGTCGTCTCGAAGCTGCGCGCCCAGGGTCTCACCCCGCTCGAGGTCGCGCTGACCTCGAAGACCGGGCTCAATCAAGAGATATCAATCCCCGGTCTCGAGAAGAACGTCAAGGCCGACACGCTCGCGGTGTTCGCCAAGCAGATGGCCGGGCTCATCAACGCCGGCCTGCCGCTCATGCGCACCCTCGCGATCCTCACGGAGCAGGCCGAGGACAAGAAGCTGCAGGCCGCGCTCCTGCAGGTCCACGCCGCGGTGGAACAGGGGCAGCCGCTGTCGACCGCGATGGCCCAGCACGAACGGGTGTTCCCGCCGCTGATGGTCAGCATGGTGCGCGTGGGGGAGTCGGGCGGCTTTCTCGGGCAGTCGCTGACCAGCGTCGCGGCGACGTACAAGAACGAAGCCGAACTGAACAACAAGATCAAGTCCGCGACGACCTACCCGCTGATCGTCCTCGTCATCGCGATCCTCGGCGTCATCGGCATGGTCACCTTCATCGTGCCGGTGTTCGCAAACATGTTCACCGGGATGGGCTCGGAACTCCCGCTGCCGACCCAGATCCTCGTCACCCTGTCGAACAACATGGTGTGGCTCCTGCCCCTCATGATCGTCGTCGGCATTGGTGGGGCGTTCTGGTGGCAGCGAAACAAGAACACCGAAAAGGTGCGGCGCGTCGTCGACCCCTGGAAGCTGAAGCTGCCCGTGTTCGGACCGCTCTCGACCAAGATCGCCGTCGCCCGGTTCAGCCGCGGGCTGTCGATGATGCTCAAGGCCGGCGTGCCACTCGTGCAGGCGCTCGAGATCGTGGGTGAGGCGGCCAACAACTACAAGGTGGAAGAAGCCGTGCGCGCGGTGGGCGAGTCTGTCAAGCAGGGCAAGACGTTCTCAGCACCACTCGCCAAGGCGGGCGTGTTCCCGCCGATGGTGGCGCAGATGGCATCCGTCGGCGAGGAGTCGGGAACGCTGCCCGAGATGCTGGCATCCATCGCCGACTTCTACGAGGGCGAGGTCGAGACGGCCACCGAGCAGCTCACCGCGTCGATCGAGCCGATCCTGATCGTCGGCATCGGCATCCTCATCGGAGGCATGGTCGTGTCGCTCTACATGCCGATCTTCTCGATCTACGGAGAGCTCGGCAACCAATAG
- a CDS encoding type IV pilus twitching motility protein PilT — translation MSIPTTSTTPPSTAGVSPLFDLLGIAQRSRASDVHLTANHPPLMRVDGDLADIPGYLEPTTANWLDSAVGGMLTSDQVTEFRQHGEVDLSITVPNVARFRVNVFRQLGAVAVALRFIPDRIKSFAELGVPRVAADLVMKPRGLVLVTGPTGSGKSTTLASMIDVVNQTKPAHIVTVEDPVEFQHTSKRALIHQREIGSDTASFSEALRRVLRQDPDIILIGELRDPESISTALTAAETGHLVMSTLHTQSAAKSINRIVDAFPSDQQNQVRTQLGDTLRGIITQTLLPKAQDAGRVIATEVLVNTPAIANLIREGEISQIYSMMQAGGALGMHTLDQDLKRLVESGTISLALAKEVAEDPKTFDEARVRPVDYDAEAWTMHASERSAAGWGN, via the coding sequence ATGTCGATCCCCACCACGTCCACGACCCCGCCCTCGACGGCTGGTGTGTCGCCGCTGTTCGATCTGTTGGGCATCGCGCAGCGCTCGCGCGCGTCCGATGTGCACCTGACGGCGAACCACCCACCGCTCATGCGCGTCGACGGCGACCTTGCCGACATCCCCGGATACCTCGAGCCCACCACGGCGAACTGGCTCGACTCAGCGGTAGGCGGCATGCTCACCAGTGACCAGGTCACCGAGTTCCGCCAGCACGGCGAGGTCGATCTCTCGATCACGGTGCCCAACGTCGCGCGCTTCCGCGTCAACGTGTTCCGCCAGCTCGGCGCGGTGGCGGTCGCGCTGCGGTTCATCCCCGACCGGATCAAGAGCTTCGCCGAGCTCGGCGTGCCGCGTGTCGCCGCCGATCTCGTGATGAAGCCGCGTGGACTCGTGCTCGTCACGGGGCCGACCGGTTCTGGAAAGTCGACGACGCTGGCCTCGATGATCGACGTCGTCAACCAGACGAAGCCCGCCCACATCGTCACCGTCGAAGATCCCGTGGAGTTCCAGCACACGAGCAAGCGGGCGCTCATCCATCAGCGTGAGATCGGCAGCGACACGGCCTCGTTCTCCGAGGCGCTGCGCCGCGTGCTGCGTCAGGACCCCGACATCATCCTCATCGGTGAGCTCCGTGATCCCGAGTCGATATCGACGGCGCTGACCGCGGCCGAGACCGGTCACCTCGTGATGTCCACGTTGCACACGCAGAGCGCGGCGAAGTCGATCAACCGTATCGTCGACGCGTTCCCGTCTGATCAGCAGAATCAAGTGCGCACCCAGCTCGGCGACACTTTGCGCGGCATCATCACGCAGACGCTGCTGCCGAAGGCGCAGGATGCCGGACGTGTCATCGCCACCGAGGTGCTGGTGAACACACCCGCCATCGCGAACCTCATCCGAGAGGGAGAGATCAGCCAGATCTACTCGATGATGCAGGCCGGTGGTGCGCTCGGCATGCACACGCTCGATCAGGACCTCAAGCGTCTCGTCGAGAGCGGGACGATCTCGCTGGCGCTCGCCAAGGAGGTCGCGGAAGACCCGAAGACGTTCGACGAGGCACGCGTGCGGCCGGTGGACTACGACGCGGAGGCGTGGACGATGCACGCCTCGGAGCGTTCGGCAGCGGGCTGGGGCAACTGA